From Xiphophorus couchianus chromosome 4, X_couchianus-1.0, whole genome shotgun sequence, a single genomic window includes:
- the LOC114142508 gene encoding adhesion G-protein coupled receptor G2-like, translated as MLFQGFDWKEDGCETEIDQDQVTCNCSHATPFAVLLIRTPIDGAHWKILSYISYIGCGISLFFGASSLVVYVFNRSHKMDTSMSIHVSLSGALFLLNSTFLLTEWGPTVEPDWVCEFIAALMHYSLLCCLTWMAIEALHLYLLLIKVYNTYYKCYLLKLSLVGWGIPAIIVSLSLSVKNVKQFYGVTELTMSDTNQTNSICWITDDTYFYSLNLVYFTLIFIFNSGILMAVASSICKMKKKLKTNSKLQASASRKSKGVPPRFSASCQSGLTLLGLTCLMGTTWGLAFLGSGYVNYAVLYLFCILNSLQGFFIFVWICLSAKKQRRKEMEQKVSLITAVHSDTKMD; from the exons atgttGTTTCAAGGTTTTGACTGGAAAGAAGATGGATGTGAAACTGAAATCGACCAAGATCAAGTTACCTGCAATTGCAGCCATGCAACACCCTTTGCCGTCCTTCTG ATAAGAACACCAATAGATGGAGCCCATTGGAAAATACTGTCTTACATCAGTTACATAGGCTGTgggatttctcttttcttcgGCGCTTCGTCTCTCGTTGTATATGTGTTTAACAG GAGCCACAAAATGGACACTTCCATGTCCATCCACGTGTCTCTGAGCGGCGCCTTGTTTCTCCTTAACTCCACCTTCCTGCTGACTGAGTGGGGGCCCACGGTGGAGCCGGACTGGGTCTGTGAGTTTATAGCTGCGCTCATGCATTACTCGCTGCTCTGCTGTCTCACCTGGATGGCCATCGAGGCCCTGCACCTCTACCTGCTGCTGATAAAGGTGTACAACACCTACTACAAATGCTACCTGCTCAAACTGTCTCTCGTCGGATGGG gGATTCCTGCGATAATTGTGTCACTATCTTTGTCTGTGAAGAACGTTAAACAGTTTTACGGAGTTACAGAGTTGACCATGTCAGACACCAATCAAACCAACAGCAT CTGCTGGATCACAGATGACACCTACTTCTACTCGCTGAACCTTGTGTATTTCACCCTGATATTCATCTTTAACTCTGGCATTCTGATGGCAGTGGCCTCAAGCATCTgcaagatgaagaaaaagttaAAGACTAACTCAAAGCTTCAAGCTAGCGCCAGCAGAAAGTCAAAGGGAGTCCCACCGAGGTTCAGCGCGTCCTGCCAGAGCGGCCTGACTCTGCTGGGCCTCACCTGCCTGATGGGGACCACCTGGGGTCTGGCCTTCCTGGGTTCTGGTTATGTCAACTACGCAGTGCTCTATCTTTTCTGCATCCTCAATTCCCTACAAG gtttctttatttttgtgtggaTCTGTCTGTCGGCCAAGAAGCAGCGGAGGAAAGAAATGGAGCAGAAAGTGTCTTTGATCACTGCGGTGCATTCAGACACAAAAATGGACTAG